A stretch of DNA from Pirellulales bacterium:
GCGCAGCCGAATGGCCATAAAACCGTTGCGAACGGCGGCAACTGGCGTGCGGCGGCGAACCGTCTGCCAGTCTTTCCTTCGATACTTCTGCTTTTCTCCAGGTTCTTTGTGCGGCCGTGGTGAGTTTAGCGCGAATTGGCGGCTTTTTGGGCGCTGCGCCACGAGTCGCATTCCCGCGATTTCGCCTTAAAAACTCGCAAGCTCATCTCTGCCGCACGGTCGTCACTGCCTACCTAAACCGAAGCGGCATCGGCAGTTTTGCCGCTTAAAATCGTCTTCTACTCGTTTGACACTCCCCTGCCGACCACTAGAATAGAACTAGGATGCGTCTGTCGTCCGGGCAAAACAACGACCATCCACGGTCGATCTCGGCCATCATCGGGCGATTTGTTCGTGCGACCGCGTTTCCTACCTCCGCCCAATTCATCGAGTTAATGCTATGATCTCGCTCTTTGCGTTTCTGGGGTCCATCGGGCTTCCCGAATTGCTCGTATTGGGTTTTGTCATCTTGCTCTTGTTCGGCAATCGGCTGCCGGGAGTGATGCGTTCGCTTGGCCAAGGCGTGGTCGAATTCAAAAAGGGCGTCCAAGGAATCGATGACGACGAAGAGCAAGCTCGGCTCGAAAAAAGTGGCAAAAAGAACATCTCGGAAAACGACGCTTCGGTCGCGGCAAAAGGCTGATCGAACGGAATCGTCGGTTCAGATGCCTGGAAG
This window harbors:
- a CDS encoding twin-arginine translocase TatA/TatE family subunit, translated to MISLFAFLGSIGLPELLVLGFVILLLFGNRLPGVMRSLGQGVVEFKKGVQGIDDDEEQARLEKSGKKNISENDASVAAKG